A DNA window from Nocardioides palaemonis contains the following coding sequences:
- a CDS encoding AMP-binding protein translates to MTPARPGAIRGAADALAGTVAGAGTTLRVLGRAGVIRPYGPRTLAHLGRTVLRWGTGPAGGFASLADRAPHQVGLVDELGELTWGELHRRSNSLARAFAERGVREGDAVAVMCRNHRGFVEASIAVAKLGADLLYLNTAFAGPQLVDVLDREAPRLVVHDEEFTDLLAGASVERRVLAWTDGDTAHDSLERLVSAHDEGDLHPPRRHARIVILTSGTTGTPKGAPRREAGIDAAVSLLSRMPLRAGWRTHIAAPLFHTWGFAHLALAMLLGSTVVLRRTFDPETALRVTQDERCQSLVVIPVMLQRMLALPPEVLDRVDLGRVEVVASSGSALPATLAEAWMDRFGDHLYNIYGSTEVAYASIATPEDLRADPTSAGRPPHGTVVRILDEEGQEVAPGETGRIFVGNGLLFDGYTHGGSKEVVDGLMASGDVGYWDAAGRLHVAGRDDDMIVSGGENVFPQEVEDCLVAHEHVEEVAALGVVDDDYGQRLRAFVVRSGEVSADQLRDHVKAHLARFKVPREIVFLDELPRNATGKVLKRELAGWDERDDVQDSEEQG, encoded by the coding sequence GTGACCCCCGCCCGTCCGGGGGCGATCCGAGGCGCGGCCGACGCGCTGGCCGGGACCGTGGCGGGGGCGGGCACGACGCTCCGCGTCCTGGGCCGGGCGGGCGTCATCCGTCCGTACGGGCCGCGCACGCTGGCGCACCTCGGCCGCACCGTGCTCCGCTGGGGGACCGGTCCGGCCGGCGGGTTCGCCTCGCTGGCCGACCGCGCACCGCACCAGGTCGGCCTGGTAGACGAGCTCGGCGAGCTGACCTGGGGCGAGCTGCACCGCCGGTCCAACTCCCTGGCGCGGGCGTTCGCCGAGCGCGGCGTGCGCGAGGGCGACGCCGTGGCGGTGATGTGCCGCAACCACCGCGGCTTCGTCGAGGCGTCGATCGCGGTCGCCAAGCTCGGCGCGGACCTGCTCTACCTCAACACGGCCTTCGCCGGACCCCAGCTGGTCGACGTCCTCGACCGCGAGGCGCCGCGCCTGGTGGTCCACGACGAGGAGTTCACCGACCTGCTCGCCGGAGCGTCGGTCGAGCGCCGCGTGCTGGCGTGGACCGATGGCGACACCGCGCACGACTCGCTCGAGCGGCTCGTCTCGGCCCACGACGAGGGCGACCTGCACCCGCCGCGACGGCACGCCAGGATCGTGATCCTGACATCGGGCACCACCGGCACGCCCAAGGGTGCGCCCCGCCGTGAGGCCGGCATCGACGCCGCGGTCTCGCTGCTCTCCCGGATGCCCCTGCGCGCCGGGTGGCGCACCCACATCGCCGCGCCGCTGTTCCACACCTGGGGCTTCGCCCACCTGGCCCTCGCCATGCTGCTCGGGTCCACGGTCGTGCTGCGCCGCACCTTCGACCCCGAGACCGCTCTGCGCGTCACCCAGGACGAGCGCTGCCAGTCCCTCGTCGTGATCCCGGTGATGCTGCAGCGCATGCTCGCGCTGCCGCCCGAGGTGCTCGACCGGGTCGACCTGGGCCGCGTCGAGGTCGTCGCGTCGTCGGGCTCGGCGCTGCCGGCGACGCTCGCCGAGGCGTGGATGGACCGGTTCGGCGACCACCTCTACAACATCTACGGCTCGACCGAGGTGGCGTACGCCTCGATCGCGACGCCCGAGGACCTGCGCGCGGACCCCACGTCGGCCGGACGCCCGCCCCACGGCACCGTGGTGCGGATCCTCGACGAGGAGGGCCAGGAGGTGGCGCCGGGGGAGACCGGGCGCATCTTCGTCGGCAACGGCCTGCTGTTCGACGGCTACACCCACGGCGGGTCGAAGGAGGTCGTCGACGGCCTGATGGCGTCGGGCGACGTCGGCTACTGGGACGCGGCCGGCCGGCTGCACGTCGCCGGGCGCGACGACGACATGATCGTGTCCGGCGGCGAGAACGTGTTCCCTCAGGAGGTCGAGGACTGCCTCGTCGCCCACGAGCACGTGGAGGAGGTCGCTGCACTGGGTGTCGTGGACGACGACTACGGTCAGCGGTTGAGGGCCTTCGTCGTGCGCAGCGGCGAGGTGTCCGCCGACCAGCTGCGCGACCACGTGAAGGCCCACCTGGCCCGGTTCAAGGTGCCGCGGGAGATCGTCTTCCTCGACGAGCTGCCGCGCAACGCGACCGGCAAGGTGCTCAAGCGCGAGCTGGCCGGGTGGGACGAGCGGGACGACGTGCAGGACAGCGAGGAGCAAGGGTGA
- a CDS encoding DUF3052 domain-containing protein: MSSTVGGSAPVTGMGDRLGLKPGMVVQELGWDNDTDDELRIAVEDCIDADMVDGDYGNVVDAVLLWWRDDDGDLVDGLVDALTDLVGGGSIWLLTPKVGRPGTVDAADVAEAAPIAGLSQTTTASVSKDWQATRLVAPKTPA, encoded by the coding sequence GTGAGCTCGACGGTGGGCGGTTCCGCCCCGGTGACAGGCATGGGGGACCGCCTCGGGCTCAAGCCCGGCATGGTCGTCCAGGAACTCGGCTGGGACAACGACACCGATGACGAGCTGCGCATCGCGGTCGAGGACTGCATCGACGCCGACATGGTCGACGGCGACTACGGCAACGTGGTCGACGCCGTGCTGCTGTGGTGGCGCGACGACGACGGCGACCTCGTCGACGGGCTCGTCGACGCGCTGACCGACCTGGTCGGCGGCGGATCGATCTGGCTGCTCACGCCCAAGGTGGGCCGGCCCGGGACGGTGGACGCCGCCGACGTCGCGGAGGCCGCACCGATCGCCGGGCTCTCCCAGACCACGACGGCGTCGGTCAGCAAGGACTGGCAGGCCACCCGCCTGGTCGCGCCGAAGACCCCGGCGTGA
- the aceE gene encoding pyruvate dehydrogenase (acetyl-transferring), homodimeric type: MSDVEKSPETTPRQSPATPSVIHEGLPTQLPDIDPDETQEWLASFDAMLDDRGRDRARYVMLRLLERAREKQVGVPALRSTDYINTIPPEREPWFPGDEEVERRIRAFIRWNAAVMVSSANRKGLEVGGHIATYQSSASLYEVGFNHFFRGKDHAGGGDQLYIQGHGSPGVYARAFLEGRLSEEQLYRFRQEVQHGKGAGLPSYPHPRLMPDFWEFPTVSMGLTAINSIYQARFNRYLDNRGIKDTSQQHVWAFMGDGEMAEPESLGAIRVAAREELDNLTWVINCNLQQLDGPVTGNGKIMQELEANFRGAGWNVIKVVWGREWDALLAKDMDGVLVNRMNSTPDGQFQTYSTEDGAYVREHFFGSDPRLRKMVEHMSDQQIEKLPRGGHDYRKVYAAFDAATKHTGQPTVILAHTIKGWTIDALEGKNATHQMKKLTLADLKKFRDRLYLPISDRDLEESYEKTGGAPFFHPGADAPEIEYMLERRRALGGSVPRRVDRATALKLPGDEVYAELKQGSGKNKFASTMAVVRLLRDWMKDPEIGDRLVPIAPDEYRTFGMDSMFPSAKVYNPGGQQYESVDRKMLLSYKESAQGQMLHEGISEAGAMASATAAGSAYSTHGEHMIPFYIFYSMFGFQRTGDSVWAMADQLARGFLIGATAGRTTLTGEGLQHADGHSPLLAATNPAVVHYDPAFAYEISHIMKDGLERMYGADAEDVIYYLTVYNEPVSQPAEPADVDVDGILKGIHKVATAEGEGPRVQLMASGVGYPWIHDAARMLAEDWGVQADLWSVTSWNELARDGAAAEQWNLLNPGEQKRTAYVSDKLAGVQGPVVAVSDYMRAVPLQIARWVPADYRVLGADGFGFADTRPAARRFFHIDAVSVVVQALQALADAGEVPVEKVVEAASRYKIDDPTATKDIKQEGGDA; this comes from the coding sequence GTGAGTGACGTCGAGAAGTCCCCGGAGACGACCCCCCGGCAGTCCCCTGCCACGCCGTCGGTGATCCACGAGGGACTCCCCACCCAGCTGCCCGACATCGACCCCGACGAGACCCAGGAGTGGCTCGCGTCCTTCGACGCGATGCTCGACGACCGCGGTCGCGACCGGGCCCGCTACGTCATGCTGCGCCTGCTCGAGCGTGCGCGCGAGAAGCAGGTCGGCGTCCCGGCGCTGCGCTCCACCGACTACATCAACACCATCCCGCCCGAGCGCGAGCCGTGGTTCCCCGGTGACGAGGAGGTCGAGCGCCGCATCCGCGCGTTCATCCGCTGGAACGCCGCGGTGATGGTCTCCAGCGCCAACCGCAAGGGCCTCGAGGTCGGCGGCCACATCGCGACGTACCAGTCCTCGGCGTCGCTCTACGAGGTCGGCTTCAACCACTTCTTCCGCGGCAAGGACCACGCGGGCGGCGGCGACCAGCTCTACATCCAGGGCCACGGCTCGCCGGGCGTCTACGCCCGCGCGTTCCTCGAGGGCCGCCTGAGCGAGGAGCAGCTCTACCGCTTCCGCCAAGAGGTCCAGCACGGCAAGGGCGCCGGTCTGCCGTCCTACCCCCACCCGCGCCTGATGCCGGACTTCTGGGAGTTCCCCACCGTGTCGATGGGCCTGACGGCCATCAACTCGATCTACCAGGCCCGGTTCAACCGCTACCTGGACAACCGCGGCATCAAGGACACCTCGCAGCAGCACGTCTGGGCGTTCATGGGCGACGGCGAGATGGCCGAGCCCGAGTCGCTCGGCGCCATCCGCGTCGCGGCCCGCGAGGAGCTCGACAACCTCACCTGGGTGATCAACTGCAACCTGCAGCAGCTCGACGGCCCGGTCACGGGCAACGGCAAGATCATGCAGGAGCTCGAGGCCAACTTCCGTGGCGCCGGGTGGAACGTCATCAAGGTCGTCTGGGGCCGCGAGTGGGACGCCCTGCTCGCCAAGGACATGGACGGCGTCCTGGTCAACCGGATGAACTCCACGCCCGACGGCCAGTTCCAGACCTACTCCACCGAGGACGGCGCCTACGTCCGCGAGCACTTCTTCGGCTCCGACCCGCGGCTGCGCAAGATGGTCGAGCACATGTCCGACCAGCAGATCGAGAAGCTCCCCCGCGGCGGCCACGACTACCGCAAGGTCTACGCCGCGTTCGACGCCGCGACCAAGCACACCGGTCAGCCGACGGTGATCCTGGCGCACACCATCAAGGGCTGGACGATCGACGCCCTCGAGGGCAAGAACGCCACCCACCAGATGAAGAAGCTGACCCTCGCGGACCTCAAGAAGTTCCGCGACCGTCTCTACCTCCCGATCAGCGACCGCGACCTCGAGGAGTCCTACGAGAAGACCGGCGGCGCGCCGTTCTTCCACCCGGGCGCCGACGCGCCCGAGATCGAGTACATGCTCGAGCGCCGCCGCGCCCTCGGCGGCTCGGTCCCGCGCCGGGTCGACCGGGCGACCGCGCTCAAGCTGCCGGGCGACGAGGTCTACGCCGAGCTCAAGCAGGGCTCGGGCAAGAACAAGTTCGCCTCGACGATGGCCGTCGTCCGCCTGCTGCGCGACTGGATGAAGGACCCCGAGATCGGCGACCGCCTGGTCCCGATCGCGCCCGACGAGTACCGCACGTTCGGCATGGACTCGATGTTCCCGAGCGCCAAGGTCTACAACCCGGGCGGCCAGCAGTACGAGTCGGTCGACCGCAAGATGCTGCTGTCCTACAAGGAGTCCGCGCAGGGCCAGATGCTCCACGAGGGCATCTCGGAGGCGGGCGCCATGGCGTCGGCCACCGCGGCGGGCTCGGCGTACTCCACGCACGGCGAGCACATGATCCCGTTCTACATCTTCTACTCGATGTTCGGCTTCCAGCGCACCGGCGACTCGGTGTGGGCGATGGCCGACCAGCTCGCGCGCGGCTTCCTCATCGGCGCCACCGCCGGTCGCACCACGCTGACCGGCGAGGGCCTGCAGCACGCCGACGGCCACTCGCCGCTGCTCGCGGCGACCAACCCGGCGGTCGTGCACTACGACCCGGCGTTCGCCTACGAGATCAGCCACATCATGAAGGACGGCCTCGAGCGCATGTACGGCGCCGACGCCGAGGACGTCATCTACTACCTCACCGTCTACAACGAGCCGGTCTCGCAGCCCGCCGAGCCCGCCGACGTCGACGTCGACGGCATCCTCAAGGGCATCCACAAGGTCGCCACCGCCGAGGGCGAGGGCCCGCGGGTCCAGCTGATGGCCTCGGGCGTCGGCTACCCGTGGATCCACGACGCCGCGCGGATGCTCGCCGAGGACTGGGGCGTGCAGGCCGACCTGTGGTCGGTCACCTCGTGGAACGAGCTGGCCCGTGACGGCGCCGCGGCGGAGCAGTGGAACCTGCTCAACCCGGGTGAGCAGAAGCGCACCGCCTACGTCAGCGACAAGCTGGCCGGCGTGCAGGGCCCCGTCGTCGCGGTGTCGGACTACATGCGGGCCGTCCCGCTGCAGATCGCCCGCTGGGTCCCGGCCGACTACCGCGTGCTCGGCGCCGACGGGTTCGGCTTCGCCGACACCCGCCCGGCGGCCCGGCGCTTCTTCCACATCGACGCCGTCAGCGTCGTCGTGCAGGCCCTCCAGGCCCTCGCCGATGCCGGCGAGGTCCCGGTGGAGAAGGTCGTCGAGGCCGCGTCGCGCTACAAGATCGACGACCCGACCGCGACCAAGGACATCAAGCAGGAGGGTGGCGATGCCTGA
- a CDS encoding helix-turn-helix domain-containing protein has protein sequence MPTRAGRVRAAVLRPSHAQHRIEIGRAEPPEGLADLVDYFWWVRWDTAEPHEQEVVPRPVVHLSAEVTADGPRLLVTGVHQRMFSRRLEGRGHTVAAGFRPAGFRPLLRGDVSALLDREVPAADVLGVDDRAVAEEVLACPRPEDGAAALGRWLRGLPRDDDPLVGRLAALVERAEEDPSLVRAEQLADLAGVSLRTLQRWFRGHVGVGPKWVVQRFRLLDVVAAAHGDDDVDWAGLAARLGYADQSHLVRAFTQLVGHPPASYRREA, from the coding sequence GTGCCCACCCGAGCCGGACGCGTCCGGGCCGCCGTGCTGCGGCCGAGCCACGCGCAGCACCGCATCGAGATCGGGCGCGCGGAGCCGCCCGAGGGGCTCGCGGACCTCGTCGACTACTTCTGGTGGGTGCGGTGGGACACCGCGGAGCCGCACGAGCAGGAGGTCGTGCCGAGGCCGGTCGTCCACCTCTCGGCGGAGGTCACGGCCGACGGCCCGCGGCTGCTGGTGACCGGCGTGCACCAGCGGATGTTCTCCCGGCGGCTCGAGGGTCGGGGGCACACGGTCGCCGCCGGCTTCCGTCCGGCGGGCTTCCGCCCGCTGCTGCGCGGTGACGTCTCGGCTCTGCTGGACCGCGAGGTCCCGGCCGCCGACGTGCTCGGCGTGGACGACCGCGCCGTGGCCGAGGAGGTGCTCGCCTGCCCCCGCCCCGAGGACGGGGCCGCGGCGCTCGGCCGCTGGCTCCGGGGCCTGCCGCGCGACGACGACCCGCTGGTGGGCCGGCTCGCGGCGCTCGTCGAGCGGGCCGAGGAGGACCCGTCGCTGGTGCGGGCCGAGCAGCTCGCGGACCTCGCCGGGGTGAGCCTGCGGACCCTGCAGCGCTGGTTCCGTGGCCACGTCGGCGTCGGGCCGAAGTGGGTGGTGCAGCGGTTCCGGCTGCTCGACGTCGTGGCGGCGGCGCACGGCGACGACGACGTCGACTGGGCCGGACTCGCCGCGAGGCTGGGCTACGCCGACCAGTCCCACCTGGTCCGGGCCTTCACGCAGCTGGTGGGCCACCCTCCCGCGTCGTACAGACGGGAGGCGTGA
- a CDS encoding VOC family protein encodes MGEQDLTARIAMVTLDCAEVAPSADFWSTFLGWEVAASTDDYAMLTPPGGGPALGLGRVEDHQPPAWPDEGGRKQFHLDLAVDDLDAAAARATSLGARLADPQPGETWRVLIDPAGHPFCLTDAKSWG; translated from the coding sequence GTGGGCGAGCAGGACCTGACGGCGCGGATCGCGATGGTGACGCTGGACTGTGCGGAGGTCGCACCGTCCGCCGACTTCTGGTCGACCTTCCTCGGGTGGGAGGTGGCGGCGAGCACCGACGACTACGCGATGCTCACCCCGCCGGGCGGCGGCCCGGCCCTCGGCCTCGGGCGCGTCGAGGACCACCAGCCGCCCGCGTGGCCCGACGAGGGCGGGCGCAAGCAGTTCCACCTCGACCTCGCCGTCGACGACCTCGACGCCGCGGCCGCCCGGGCGACGTCACTCGGGGCGCGGCTCGCCGACCCCCAGCCCGGCGAGACCTGGCGCGTGCTGATCGACCCGGCCGGGCACCCGTTCTGCCTGACCGACGCGAAGAGCTGGGGCTGA
- a CDS encoding alpha/beta fold hydrolase: protein MRRRSTPHLQHVTVHGHRRAYVRRGSGPVVLLLHGLACDHTTWDPVIESLARTHTVIAPDLLGHGASDKPRADYSVGGYANGMRDLLTVLGIDSATVVGHSFGGGVAMQFAYQYPERTERLVLVGSGGLGPEVSPAIRAITTPGFQQAMGVLTLPGVRHATTTAMRLLARSGVSQLRDLDEVADIYDSFADPRTRAAIRHVVRAVVDWRGQIVTMADRAYLTEAMPMLVVWGAEDVVIPVAHASNAGALAPTARVEVIPNAGHFPHKDHPQRFVKVVRDFIRTTAPAAYDRDRWRDLLEEGAPVPPVHAAAGEPPLAPVHAVRRAGA from the coding sequence GTGCGCCGACGCAGCACCCCGCACCTGCAGCACGTCACCGTGCACGGGCACCGCCGTGCGTACGTCCGGCGCGGGTCCGGCCCGGTCGTCCTGCTGCTGCACGGGCTCGCGTGCGACCACACGACCTGGGACCCGGTCATCGAGTCGCTGGCCCGCACCCACACCGTGATCGCCCCCGACCTGCTGGGCCACGGCGCCTCGGACAAGCCGCGTGCGGACTACAGCGTGGGCGGCTACGCCAACGGCATGCGCGACCTCCTGACGGTCCTGGGCATCGACTCGGCCACCGTGGTCGGCCACAGCTTCGGCGGGGGAGTGGCGATGCAGTTCGCCTACCAGTACCCCGAGCGCACCGAGCGGCTCGTCCTCGTCGGCTCCGGGGGTCTCGGTCCCGAGGTCAGCCCGGCGATCCGCGCGATCACGACCCCCGGCTTCCAGCAGGCGATGGGCGTGCTGACCCTCCCCGGCGTGCGCCACGCGACGACCACGGCGATGCGGCTGCTCGCCCGCTCCGGCGTGAGCCAGCTGCGCGACCTCGACGAGGTCGCCGACATCTACGACTCCTTCGCCGACCCCCGCACCCGTGCCGCGATCCGCCACGTCGTCCGGGCGGTCGTGGACTGGCGCGGCCAGATCGTGACGATGGCCGACCGCGCCTACCTCACCGAGGCGATGCCGATGCTGGTCGTGTGGGGCGCCGAGGACGTGGTCATCCCGGTCGCGCACGCGAGCAACGCGGGCGCCCTCGCCCCGACCGCACGGGTCGAGGTGATCCCCAACGCCGGCCACTTCCCGCACAAGGACCACCCGCAGCGCTTCGTGAAGGTGGTCCGCGACTTCATCCGCACCACCGCACCCGCGGCCTACGACCGCGACCGCTGGCGCGACCTGCTCGAGGAGGGCGCACCGGTCCCGCCGGTCCACGCCGCGGCCGGCGAGCCGCCGCTCGCGCCGGTGCACGCGGTGCGGCGCGCCGGCGCCTGA
- a CDS encoding PucR family transcriptional regulator — protein sequence MPASRRRAADALRSSAGALSTAATARMATDLPWFDDLSAEDRSWVGLILQSGIRGFVDWYDGEVEATAHDPLDVVVFGAAPRELTGVISLQQTVELVRLSIRVVETTIDDLLHPEDARQVHDAVLRYAREVAFATAAVYARAAESRGAWDARLEALVVDAVVRAEADETVLSRASALGWGAHGDVAVVLGATPPHRAELDVFESVRRSARAGGMDALCATQGERLVVVLGGVSDPLKAATRLLDHFGDGPVVVGPVTADLAHASASARAALSAHRAAAGWPDAPRPVASRDLLPERALAGDGHARRHLVDEVYLPLVATRGTLLETLAAWFEHGASIEGTARALFVHPNTVRYRLRQVTEVTGWSPTRPREAFALQLALILGRQSGRTEL from the coding sequence GTGCCCGCCTCCCGACGCCGCGCCGCCGACGCGCTCCGCAGCTCCGCCGGCGCCCTGAGCACCGCCGCGACCGCCCGGATGGCCACCGACCTGCCCTGGTTCGACGACCTCAGCGCCGAGGACCGCTCGTGGGTCGGGCTCATCCTGCAGTCCGGCATCCGGGGCTTCGTCGACTGGTACGACGGCGAGGTCGAGGCCACCGCCCACGACCCGCTCGACGTCGTCGTGTTCGGCGCCGCGCCCCGCGAGCTCACCGGCGTCATCTCGCTCCAGCAGACCGTCGAGCTGGTCCGGCTGAGCATCCGCGTGGTCGAGACGACCATCGACGACCTGCTCCACCCCGAGGACGCGCGCCAGGTCCACGACGCTGTCCTGCGCTACGCCCGCGAGGTCGCGTTCGCCACCGCCGCGGTCTACGCCCGCGCCGCGGAGTCGCGTGGCGCCTGGGACGCCCGGCTCGAGGCGCTGGTCGTCGACGCCGTGGTGCGCGCGGAGGCGGACGAGACGGTGCTCTCGCGCGCGAGCGCGCTCGGGTGGGGCGCGCACGGCGACGTCGCCGTCGTGCTGGGCGCCACGCCGCCGCACCGCGCGGAGCTCGACGTCTTCGAGTCCGTGCGCCGCTCCGCCCGCGCGGGCGGCATGGACGCCCTCTGCGCGACCCAGGGCGAGCGGCTGGTCGTCGTCCTGGGCGGCGTCTCCGACCCGCTGAAGGCCGCCACCCGCCTCCTCGACCACTTCGGCGACGGGCCCGTGGTCGTCGGTCCGGTCACCGCCGACCTGGCCCACGCCAGTGCCTCGGCACGCGCCGCGCTGTCCGCCCACCGGGCCGCCGCCGGGTGGCCCGACGCCCCGCGTCCGGTGGCCAGCCGCGACCTGCTCCCCGAGCGCGCGCTCGCCGGCGACGGCCACGCCCGCCGCCACCTCGTCGACGAGGTCTACCTGCCCCTCGTCGCCACCCGCGGCACGCTGCTCGAGACCCTCGCGGCGTGGTTCGAGCACGGCGCCTCGATCGAGGGCACCGCCCGCGCCCTCTTCGTCCACCCGAACACCGTGCGCTACCGCCTGCGCCAGGTCACCGAGGTCACCGGGTGGTCGCCGACCCGCCCGCGCGAGGCGTTCGCGCTCCAGCTCGCGCTGATCCTGGGCCGCCAGTCCGGCCGTACGGAGCTGTGA
- a CDS encoding acyltransferase domain-containing protein has protein sequence MLVIVAPGQGAQTPGFLTPWLEDPVFAGRFEWLSTVAGIDLPHYGTEADAETIRDTKVAQPLLVATGLVAALDLFPHPADAFSRIGAVAGHSVGELTAAAGARAITAEQAMVLVRERGNAMAEAAATTATGMTAVLGGDRDEVLAAIEAQGLTAANDNGPGQVVAAGTMEQLAAFADQPPAKARLMPLSVAGAFHTHHMAPAVDRLGQLARSVSTHDPRTPVISNKDGQVVHDGREVLRRIVGQISNPVRWDLCMETMTDLGVTGILEMPPAGTLTGIAKRALKGVETFALKTPDQLDAAREFCDTHGEASMIETTPTWRMIVSPAKGTFHLASQAVERDVLAPGATIGAVASLRDRTDVTAPHGGSVVEWLVEDGDLVSPGQPLLRLHPEATH, from the coding sequence GTGCTCGTCATCGTCGCCCCCGGTCAAGGGGCCCAGACCCCCGGTTTCCTCACGCCCTGGCTCGAGGACCCCGTCTTCGCCGGCCGCTTCGAGTGGCTCTCGACCGTCGCCGGCATCGACCTGCCGCACTACGGCACCGAGGCCGACGCGGAGACCATCCGCGACACCAAGGTCGCCCAGCCGCTGCTGGTCGCGACCGGCCTGGTGGCCGCCCTCGACCTGTTCCCGCACCCGGCCGACGCCTTCTCGCGCATCGGCGCGGTCGCCGGCCACAGCGTGGGCGAGCTGACCGCGGCAGCCGGAGCCCGCGCGATCACCGCCGAGCAGGCGATGGTCCTCGTGCGCGAGCGGGGCAACGCGATGGCCGAGGCCGCCGCCACCACCGCGACCGGCATGACCGCCGTGCTGGGCGGCGACCGCGACGAGGTCCTCGCCGCCATCGAGGCACAGGGGCTGACCGCCGCCAACGACAACGGACCCGGCCAGGTCGTCGCCGCCGGCACCATGGAGCAGCTGGCGGCCTTCGCCGACCAGCCGCCGGCCAAGGCACGCCTGATGCCGCTGAGCGTCGCCGGCGCCTTCCACACCCACCACATGGCTCCTGCCGTCGACCGGCTCGGGCAGCTCGCGCGGTCAGTCTCCACCCACGACCCGCGCACGCCGGTGATCTCGAACAAGGACGGCCAGGTCGTCCACGACGGCCGCGAGGTGCTGCGCCGGATCGTCGGCCAGATCTCCAACCCGGTGCGCTGGGACCTCTGCATGGAGACGATGACCGACCTCGGCGTGACCGGCATCCTCGAGATGCCGCCGGCCGGGACGCTCACCGGCATCGCCAAGCGGGCGCTCAAGGGGGTCGAGACCTTCGCGCTCAAGACGCCCGACCAGCTCGACGCCGCCCGGGAGTTCTGCGACACGCACGGTGAGGCCTCGATGATCGAGACCACCCCCACCTGGCGGATGATCGTCTCCCCCGCCAAGGGCACCTTCCACCTCGCGTCGCAGGCCGTCGAGCGCGACGTGCTCGCGCCGGGGGCCACGATCGGCGCGGTCGCCAGCCTGCGCGACCGCACCGACGTCACCGCCCCGCATGGCGGCTCGGTCGTCGAGTGGCTGGTCGAGGACGGCGACCTGGTCTCCCCCGGCCAGCCGCTGCTCCGCCTGCACCCGGAGGCGACGCACTGA
- a CDS encoding beta-ketoacyl-ACP synthase III, with the protein MAPIAATTGAPHARILGMGSYRPTRLVPNSEVVDAIDSSDEWIQQRSGIRTRRWAGPEESVQMMSVEASRAAIERAGLSVGEIDCVVVATVSHLLQTPAVATAIAHELGTDGAAAFDISAACAGFCHGIAMASDMVRAGSARHVLVVGVERLTDILDLTDRGTAFIFADGAGAAVVGPSDTPGIGPVVWGSDGEQFDLIRQREDWRDVVGTTTQPGSGVMPHLTMQGNPVFRWASFAMAKIGQQALDVAGVSIDELDVFVPHQANMRIIDAMARSMKLPPSVRIARDVADQGNTSAASIPLALDRMMLEGEARSGDTALLIAFGAGLAYAAQVVTVP; encoded by the coding sequence ATGGCTCCCATCGCCGCCACCACCGGTGCACCGCACGCGCGCATCCTGGGGATGGGCTCCTACCGCCCGACCCGCCTCGTGCCCAACTCCGAGGTCGTCGACGCGATCGACTCCAGCGACGAGTGGATCCAGCAGCGCTCCGGCATCCGGACCCGTCGCTGGGCGGGTCCCGAGGAGTCCGTCCAGATGATGTCGGTCGAGGCGTCGCGGGCCGCGATCGAGCGCGCCGGGCTCTCGGTCGGCGAGATCGACTGCGTCGTGGTCGCCACCGTGAGCCACCTGCTGCAGACCCCCGCCGTCGCCACCGCGATCGCCCACGAGCTCGGCACCGACGGCGCGGCCGCCTTCGACATCTCCGCCGCGTGCGCCGGGTTCTGCCACGGCATCGCGATGGCCTCCGACATGGTCCGGGCCGGCAGCGCCCGCCACGTCCTCGTCGTGGGCGTCGAGCGACTCACCGACATCCTCGACCTCACCGACCGCGGCACGGCCTTCATCTTCGCCGACGGCGCGGGCGCCGCCGTCGTCGGCCCGAGCGACACCCCCGGCATCGGGCCCGTCGTCTGGGGCTCCGACGGCGAGCAGTTCGACCTGATCCGCCAGCGCGAGGACTGGCGCGACGTCGTCGGCACCACGACGCAGCCCGGCTCCGGCGTGATGCCCCACCTGACCATGCAGGGCAACCCCGTGTTCCGGTGGGCGTCCTTCGCGATGGCCAAGATCGGCCAGCAGGCGCTCGACGTGGCCGGCGTGTCCATCGACGAGCTCGACGTCTTCGTCCCCCACCAGGCCAACATGCGCATCATCGACGCCATGGCGCGCTCGATGAAGCTGCCCCCCTCGGTCCGGATCGCCCGCGACGTTGCCGACCAGGGCAACACCTCCGCCGCCTCCATCCCGCTCGCGCTCGACCGGATGATGCTCGAGGGCGAGGCCCGCAGCGGCGACACCGCCCTGCTCATCGCGTTCGGGGCCGGCCTGGCCTACGCCGCGCAGGTCGTCACCGTCCCCTGA
- a CDS encoding acyl carrier protein: MATTEEIRADLADIVNEVAGVDADDVQLDKSFVDDLDVDSLSMVEVVVAAEEKFGVTIPDDEVKNLKTVGDAVAYIERAQG, encoded by the coding sequence ATGGCCACCACCGAAGAAATCCGCGCCGACCTCGCCGACATCGTCAACGAGGTGGCCGGCGTCGACGCCGACGACGTCCAGCTGGACAAGTCCTTCGTGGACGACCTCGACGTCGACTCGCTCTCCATGGTCGAGGTCGTCGTGGCCGCCGAGGAGAAGTTCGGCGTGACCATCCCCGACGACGAGGTCAAGAACCTCAAGACCGTCGGCGACGCCGTCGCCTACATCGAGCGCGCCCAGGGCTGA